In a genomic window of Telopea speciosissima isolate NSW1024214 ecotype Mountain lineage chromosome 5, Tspe_v1, whole genome shotgun sequence:
- the LOC122662895 gene encoding uncharacterized protein LOC122662895 translates to MVKKIEDKQRDAYHVSQTSSKRAAPVFDRGFSKFTKSSGSSAAPALPQRSQSELSVSRPVYANPSTKAIDAVAPTSIAEFKCYTCGQMGHTSRTCFYRKPVLPPRQPASKPQGRVYSVTASEAEANQAVVTGTTLICSTPAYTLFDTGATHSFVSPSFVKRTRVSPKCLVEGLVVSTPTGSRIDLNSLYEPCAVTIAGRDMNAHLIQLDMTDFDVILGIDWLAAYKANVLCAERKIVFQPRGEKGFIFVGDKNKKPKKMVISALKMKKLLDNGCQGYLVSVKDTRTQVRPISEIPIVEEFPDVFPDALISPPPPRENEFVIDLVPGAAPLSKAPYRMAPSELKELQTQL, encoded by the coding sequence ATGGTTAAGAAGATCGAGGATAAGCAGAGGGATGCTTATCATGTCAGTCAAACCTCTAGCAAGAGAGCAGCACCCGTCTTCGATAGAGGATTCAGCAAGTTTACCAAATCTTCTGGATCTAGTGCAGCTCCAGCTTTACCACAAAGGAGTCAGTCGGAGTTATCAGTGTCCAGACCGGTATATGCTAATCCTAGCACCAAGGCAATAGATGCAGTAGCTCCAACAAGTATTGCAGAGTTTAAGTGCTACACCTGTGGACAGATGGGGCATACTTCTAGGACATGCTTCTACAGGAAACCTGTTCTTCCCCCTCGGCAACCAGCCAGTAAGCCTCAGGGCCGAGTGTATTCTGTAACTGCAAGTGAGGCTGAGGCTAACCAAGCAGTGGTTACTGGTACCACTCTCATCTGCTCTACTCCTGCATACACCTTATTTGATACTGGAGCGACGCATTCCTTTGTGTCTCCGTCATTTGTTAAGAGAACTCGTGTGTCACCGAAGTGTTTGGTAGAGGGtctagtagttagcacacccaCTGGGTCAAGGATAGACTTGAACTCATTGTATGAGCCATGTGCTGTGACAATTGCTGGCAGAGACATGAATGCCCATCTGATCCAACTCGATATGactgactttgatgtcatattggGGATAGATTGGTTAGCAGCGTACAAGGCGAATGTGCTATGTGCAGAGAGAAAGATAGTATTCCAGCCTAGAGGCGAGAAGGGATTCATCTTTGTGGGTGATAAGAACAAGAAACCCAAAAAGATGGTGATTTCAGCCTTAAAGATGAAGAAGTTGTTAGACAACGGATGCCAAGGATACCTTGTGTCTGTTAAGGATACTAGGACACAAGTTAGGCCTATATCAGAGATTCCTATTGTAGAGGAGTTCCCTGATGTTTTTCCTGATGCCTTGATAAGTCCACCTCCACCaagggagaatgagtttgtgATTGATCTAGTACCTGGAGCGGCACCGCTATCTAAAGCACCTTACAGAATGGCGCCGagtgaattgaaagaattacagACTCAGCTTTAA